From Bacillota bacterium, a single genomic window includes:
- a CDS encoding DUF3883 domain-containing protein yields MAACSEEAAGRHIERIARARQDGSDELKDSLAGAIERVTMMFPQTGHFLMEFLQNADDAGSRSVLVELAPDAVRIANDGTPFSEADVESICRVGRSAKKATDYIGYLGIGFKSVFLFCDSPRIVSGCYRFAFDRQHWPQPEKVPWQITPVWLEQAPEWTKELSSYTTFFELPIRERDRAAIAERLVEEIEPDSLSGRVLLFLGHVEELVLKDRLRGSRRVVRRRRVEPGGAEPGPYERYEIAEERDGEATHESWVVFRSTVRMPEDVRSDPETERWERREVAAREIAVAFALDEEGQLRRVSGTAHMGVFSFLPLKEVPSGLSFLVQGDFLTGPGRESIRRDARWNRWIAGELFRFITGRVVPVLLEHEQWRYVAALVLYPGGGGPDVINDELLRPLRRYVEERPLLVAADGSLITAAQAMRIPNWDAEWLRVLGVQKLESAFPGKRALHRHALPPPLPITEGPFVNSKHWPWAMEQLVEARAKGQDVEFFRALYRELGRYSEGTIRSAPWFSARLVLAEDGSLVSASGAYWAEQGPPVLRGRRRVHPGVFADPECAWFLEFLGCRVLTAQQVREWQLGDSLEQVTQAWATMPERERMEWTGRFFRLWREGVLDVGRLGFLTVKSRDGRWRSPPEVFFGEAYAPEHRLEALAARGRLRVEPEEMPLLSEAYLAAGDGGEVSEWRRFFQALGVDRRLEDERLRETFAERVAEEVLVRYERSRGRQPVRVPRSQERGYDFESGGRRIELKGRSRPDPPIDLTRTQYQALSDDAYYVYVVADALRHPVLYVLRGPKLLGLLPDPTFRYGDWRKIATPRWRRTERRAMPSRAELEEAVRSYASEQRPSVVEALYVLSLCAGEWLAKANLRLRYPPVEAAESLKEAVGVLGRIGALDAQGAVVWDKTTDTQEPCRDVVRWACEAHLAGLQEVVEGRCADLSRRGRQLAFLLLREGSVRTGEVYDAGATFAAAHRIVFSEELLPEAFDELVSVGLLYRAFYGTKFVVPGFARRAWEYRLEQVARLPRLQ; encoded by the coding sequence CAGGACGGGTCCGACGAGCTCAAGGATTCGCTGGCCGGGGCGATCGAGCGGGTGACCATGATGTTCCCGCAGACCGGCCACTTCCTGATGGAGTTCCTGCAGAACGCCGACGACGCCGGGTCGAGGTCGGTCCTGGTGGAGCTCGCTCCCGATGCCGTTCGGATCGCCAACGACGGAACACCATTTTCCGAAGCGGACGTGGAAAGCATCTGCCGGGTCGGCCGGTCGGCCAAGAAAGCGACCGACTACATCGGGTACCTCGGCATCGGGTTCAAGTCGGTGTTCTTGTTCTGTGACAGCCCTCGCATCGTGTCCGGCTGCTATCGCTTTGCCTTCGACCGGCAGCACTGGCCGCAGCCGGAGAAGGTTCCCTGGCAAATCACGCCCGTCTGGCTGGAACAGGCGCCCGAGTGGACGAAAGAGCTCTCCTCCTACACCACGTTTTTCGAGCTTCCTATCCGGGAACGGGATCGGGCCGCTATCGCAGAGCGTCTCGTAGAAGAAATCGAGCCGGACAGCCTGTCGGGCCGCGTGCTTCTCTTCTTGGGGCACGTGGAGGAACTTGTCCTGAAAGACCGCTTGAGGGGGTCTCGACGGGTGGTTCGGAGACGGCGGGTGGAGCCTGGGGGAGCCGAACCCGGCCCGTACGAGCGATATGAGATAGCGGAAGAGCGCGACGGAGAAGCGACTCACGAGTCCTGGGTGGTTTTCCGAAGCACCGTCAGAATGCCGGAAGACGTTCGGTCCGACCCGGAGACCGAGCGATGGGAGCGTCGCGAGGTCGCCGCTCGGGAGATCGCGGTGGCGTTCGCCCTGGACGAGGAGGGCCAGCTGCGGCGCGTGAGCGGCACGGCTCACATGGGAGTCTTCTCGTTCCTGCCTCTGAAGGAAGTGCCAAGTGGCCTTTCTTTTCTCGTGCAGGGAGACTTCCTCACGGGTCCCGGCCGGGAGAGTATCCGGCGTGATGCGCGGTGGAACCGCTGGATAGCAGGCGAACTTTTCCGGTTCATTACCGGGCGCGTGGTCCCGGTGCTGCTGGAGCACGAACAGTGGCGGTACGTTGCAGCGCTCGTTCTCTATCCGGGTGGGGGCGGGCCGGACGTCATCAACGACGAGCTTCTCCGGCCCCTTCGGCGGTACGTGGAAGAACGTCCGCTGCTGGTAGCAGCCGACGGCTCCCTGATAACGGCGGCGCAGGCCATGAGAATCCCCAACTGGGACGCGGAATGGCTGCGGGTGCTGGGGGTGCAGAAGCTCGAGTCGGCGTTTCCTGGCAAACGGGCGCTTCACCGGCACGCTCTTCCGCCGCCCCTGCCTATCACCGAGGGGCCGTTCGTCAACAGCAAGCACTGGCCGTGGGCGATGGAGCAGCTCGTGGAGGCACGGGCGAAGGGGCAAGACGTGGAGTTTTTCCGGGCGCTGTACCGGGAGCTGGGGCGATACTCGGAGGGTACCATCCGGAGCGCTCCGTGGTTTTCGGCCCGCTTGGTGCTCGCGGAGGACGGCTCGCTGGTGTCGGCGTCGGGAGCGTACTGGGCAGAGCAGGGGCCGCCAGTGCTGCGGGGGCGTCGGCGGGTGCACCCCGGGGTGTTCGCCGACCCGGAGTGCGCCTGGTTTCTGGAGTTTCTGGGGTGCCGGGTGTTGACGGCGCAGCAGGTGCGGGAGTGGCAGCTCGGGGACTCCCTGGAACAGGTGACCCAGGCGTGGGCGACCATGCCGGAGCGGGAGCGCATGGAGTGGACGGGCCGGTTCTTCCGGCTGTGGCGCGAGGGCGTGCTGGATGTGGGGCGGCTGGGGTTCCTGACGGTGAAGAGTCGGGACGGCCGCTGGCGCTCGCCGCCGGAGGTGTTCTTCGGCGAGGCCTATGCGCCGGAGCACCGGCTGGAGGCGCTGGCGGCCAGGGGGCGGCTGCGGGTGGAGCCGGAGGAGATGCCGCTGCTGTCGGAGGCGTACCTGGCGGCGGGGGACGGCGGGGAGGTCTCCGAGTGGCGGCGGTTCTTCCAGGCCCTGGGGGTGGACCGGCGGCTGGAGGATGAGCGGCTGCGGGAGACGTTCGCCGAACGGGTCGCGGAGGAGGTGCTGGTACGCTACGAGCGCAGCCGGGGGCGGCAGCCGGTGCGGGTGCCCCGTTCGCAGGAGCGGGGGTACGACTTCGAGTCGGGCGGACGGCGCATCGAGCTCAAGGGGCGCTCCCGGCCTGACCCGCCCATCGACCTTACCCGGACGCAGTATCAGGCGCTGTCCGACGATGCCTACTACGTGTACGTCGTGGCCGACGCCCTGCGCCATCCCGTCCTGTACGTGCTGCGCGGGCCGAAACTGCTCGGGTTGCTGCCCGACCCGACCTTCCGGTATGGCGACTGGCGGAAGATCGCTACGCCTCGCTGGAGGAGAACGGAGAGGCGGGCTATGCCGAGTCGAGCTGAACTCGAGGAGGCGGTGCGGAGCTACGCTTCGGAACAGCGCCCGTCGGTGGTGGAAGCGCTGTATGTCCTGAGCCTTTGCGCAGGCGAGTGGCTGGCGAAAGCGAACCTGCGCCTTCGGTATCCGCCGGTCGAAGCCGCGGAGAGCTTGAAGGAGGCCGTCGGGGTTCTCGGGCGCATCGGGGCGTTGGATGCACAAGGCGCCGTCGTTTGGGACAAGACCACCGATACCCAGGAACCCTGCCGGGACGTGGTGAGGTGGGCGTGCGAGGCGCATCTGGCGGGGCTTCAGGAAGTCGTGGAAGGCAGATGCGCCGACTTGAGCCGGCGAGGCCGGCAACTGGCGTTTCTTCTCCTTCGGGAAGGGAGCGTGCGGACCGGGGAGGTCTACGACGCGGGTGCAACCTTTGCGGCGGCTCACCGCATCGTCTTCTCGGAAGAGCTCCTCCCCGAGGCTTTCGACGAACTGGTGTCAGTGGGCCTGCTCTACAGGGCGTTTTACGGAACGAAGTTTGTCGTGCCGGGTTTCGCCCGGCGGGCGTGGGAGTACAGGCTGGAACAGGTCGCGCGGCTCCCGCGCCTGCAGTAG